The stretch of DNA GAAACCCAATTTTAAATTACCCCCTTTAATTGAAATGGGTAAACTCATGGTCGGGGAACAAAAACGGATTCAAGATATGCGATTAGTTGAAGAATATAATCAATTTCGCACGTTTAATACTCAATTTGGTGTTTCCCCAACTCCTAAAGAAAAGAGTCAAAATCCGATTAATCCAATTCTTTCTAGTTCTCATAACCCCATTATGCCGCCCCATAGTATTAATAGTATAGGGGCAACCGTCATGGAAGGAGATGCTACGGGAAGTACATTAGTTAGTGACGGAAAACTCGTTAGTACAACATTAGGAATAGAAGTCTTAGAACAAATTGATCAGATTCTATCCAGTGGCTATCGAATTGGATTAGAATATGCCGATAAACGACGGTTTAAAACCGGATCTTGGAATAGCTGCGGGTTAAATGGGAATGAATCAGAAGGGGATATTATTCGAGGAATTGAGGTCTGTTTAACAGAACATCCCCAAGATTATATTCGCTTACTGGGAATTGACCCCATTGCTAAACGGCGAGTTGTAGAAAGGATTATTCAAAAACCACAATAGATCAAGGTATCAGGTTTTAGCTGAAAGTGGGGATTATCGTTAGTTAAAAACAGATTATCCCCCTGGGGATGTCAAGTCTTGTGAGTTCAATTTAGTATTTTGTTCTGAATGGGTAGAAAACCCCTTGAATCAAAGAAAAGAAATCACAACTTAGGGGTGAAACTCCTCTTGAGGGAATGTTCTCTAAGTTGTTATTTTCTTTTCTATCTTTTCAGCAGAATTTATTACGATCAAGGGACTCACAATGACAACACCACTGGAATTTTCAGCCCCAACAAACTTATCTGAAGTTAATTTAAACCCTCGTGGTAAAGTTCATCCTAGTCCCACTGACTGGCGCGATCAAACCTTGTATTTTCTATTACCCGATCGCTTCAGTGATGGGGAAGAATCCAAACGTCCCCTGTTTGATCGCCATCATCCCGAAGACTGGAAAACCCTAGATAAAGTAGCTTGGATGAAAGCTGGAACCAAGTTTTCAGGAGGAACATTAAAAGGCATTGAAAGTAAATTAGATTACTTAAAAGATCTCGGTGTAACCACCCTGTGGGTCGGCCCCGTTTGGAAACAACGCTGCGATTTAGAAACCTATCATGGCTATGGAATTCAAAACTTTTTAGAAATAGATCCTCGGTTTGGAACCCGTCAAGATTTAAGAGATTTAGTTGATGCGGCTCATGAACGGGGAATGTACGTTTTACTCGATATTATTTATAATCACACCGGAAATAACTGGTTTTATCAAGACGAAAACGGTCAACCCACAGATACCCGTTCCTATTGCTATTCTCCGGCTCATCCGGTTGCAGGATGGCGTTCTCAAACCGGAGACTGTATTGCTAATCCCCAGTCTATTGAAGATGGCGTTTGGCCGCAAGAATTTCAAAATTGGGAGTGGTATACCCGCGCCGGAAAAATTGAACATTGGGACGCAGACCCTTGGGAAAATGTTATGCACCCAGATGTTGAATTCCGCCGGGGTGACTTTTTTGATTTAAAAGATCTTTGCCTATCTAAAGATGAAGTTTTATCAGCAGTTATTAAGGTTTATCAATATTGGATTGCCTTAAGTGATTGTGATGGATTTCGCATTGATACCGTTAAACATTTACCTTGGGAAGCCTCCCGTAGTTTTTGTGGAGCAATTCGGGAATATACTGAATCTATTGGTAAAGAAAACTTTTTACTGTTAGGAGAAGTAACGGGGGGTGCAACAACAGCAAAAACTTACCTCGATATTTTTGGCTTAAATTTAGATGCCATTTTAGATATTGGTGAACCGCCGAAAAAATTAATGGAATTGGTTAAAGGGTTTACAAATCCTCAAGACTTTTTTAATCAATATGGTGGCGTTGATGAGTTAGGAAGTCATCGACTTGCTGGACAATATCACGTCTCAATTTTGGATGATCATGACATGGTGGGACGGGATGGTAAATATCGCGTTTCTGCTAATAATAATATTCCTGCTTGTTATGAACAAACTGCCCACACCGTCGGCGTTCAATTAACAACATTAGGAATTCCCTGTATTTATTACGGTACAGAACAAGCCTTCGACGGTAATCAAAACCGCCATGATTTCAGCTTAGAACCTGGGGCAGATTTAGCTATCACAATTGATCGTTATATTCGGGAGGTGATGTTTGGGGGCTTATTTGGGGCGTTTGAAACCAGTTCCTGTCATTTCTTCGATCCCAATCATCCCACTTATTTACGAATTGCTGCGATCGCCCGCCTCCGAGATCAAAAAAGCCCCGTTGGGTTAGCTCTCCGACGCGGACGGCAATATTTACGGGAAATTAGCGTTAATAGTCGTTCATTTTTCTGGCCTACGCCCGGTCAAGTGGTGGGTTGGTCACGGATTTTGTTTACTCAAGAAGTCGTCATGGCTTTAAATACCAATGGTGTAGAAAGCCAGAGTGCTTACATTGGAGTTGATTCCAGCCTTCATCCTGCGGGTTCTCAAATCACGGTTCTCTACAATAGTGCTTGGAACGATGATCAACTACGTCATCCTCCCACCTCCGAAACCCTAACCGTTGAACTGTATCAGAATCGAACTGCTGTTCATCTGAACTTACCCCCAGCGGGAATGGTGATTTTAGCTTAATCTCACCTCCCCACCAAAAGCTAATACTCGAAACCTGATTAAAAAACCCCAGCTTCTCAACGAAACTGGGGTTTTCAGGATATTAAATTAAAGGGGAATTAGAAGCGGAAAGTTGTCCGCAGTGTACCCACAAAAATTGTGTCGTTATTGTCATTGTGATCAGGATTGGTCACGACGTAGAAACCCGGTGTCACAGCGATGTACTCGCTGAA from Planktothrix serta PCC 8927 encodes:
- a CDS encoding alpha-amylase family glycosyl hydrolase, encoding MTTPLEFSAPTNLSEVNLNPRGKVHPSPTDWRDQTLYFLLPDRFSDGEESKRPLFDRHHPEDWKTLDKVAWMKAGTKFSGGTLKGIESKLDYLKDLGVTTLWVGPVWKQRCDLETYHGYGIQNFLEIDPRFGTRQDLRDLVDAAHERGMYVLLDIIYNHTGNNWFYQDENGQPTDTRSYCYSPAHPVAGWRSQTGDCIANPQSIEDGVWPQEFQNWEWYTRAGKIEHWDADPWENVMHPDVEFRRGDFFDLKDLCLSKDEVLSAVIKVYQYWIALSDCDGFRIDTVKHLPWEASRSFCGAIREYTESIGKENFLLLGEVTGGATTAKTYLDIFGLNLDAILDIGEPPKKLMELVKGFTNPQDFFNQYGGVDELGSHRLAGQYHVSILDDHDMVGRDGKYRVSANNNIPACYEQTAHTVGVQLTTLGIPCIYYGTEQAFDGNQNRHDFSLEPGADLAITIDRYIREVMFGGLFGAFETSSCHFFDPNHPTYLRIAAIARLRDQKSPVGLALRRGRQYLREISVNSRSFFWPTPGQVVGWSRILFTQEVVMALNTNGVESQSAYIGVDSSLHPAGSQITVLYNSAWNDDQLRHPPTSETLTVELYQNRTAVHLNLPPAGMVILA